Genomic segment of Mucilaginibacter sabulilitoris:
GCGAGGATAGGGGTTGATACCAAGAACTTCAGCCTGTTTTTATGGGAGAGCAATATAGCCAACAAAAAGTACATTGATTATGCCTATGATTTTGGCGCGTCGCACTTAGGTAACCCGCGTACTTACGGCGTATCGGTAACTACTAATTTTTAGGTACTGGTAACAGGTAAAACAGAGAAAATAATCTACTTTTTGATTATATTTGTATACAAAACAGCCCGGTTTCCGCTATCAGGAAAGCCGGGCTGTTTTTGTAATAAGCCGGTAACCATAAAGACAGGTATGATATTTCCTTAATGAATTGTAGTTAAGCTTATTAAAGTTTCTGAAATTTGCCAAAAGTGTGCTAAAAAGCGTTAAAATTTGCGGGTAACACGCGGTTTTAAACACATTTGCACCGAATACTAAGCGTTTTGAACGCGAATTATGTTAAAATAACGATTTAAAAAGTATTGCAAAAGAAGATATGTAAAATCAGCGTTTAGCTCTTCATTTTCTTGAGCAAGGCTTCAACAACTTTCGGAAAATGATGGTGCTCCAGTTGCTGGCCTTTAAATTTGATCATCTCCAGGTTGTCGCCGGGTTCAATCTTAAACTTTGACTGATGGATGATTTCCCCCTCGTCAAACTGCTCGTTTACAAAATGGATGGTGATACCGCTTTCTTCTTCTTTAGCATCAAGAACGGCCTTGTGCACAAAATCGCCATACATGCCTTTACCGCCGTATTTTGGCAGTAATGCAGGATGCAGGTTAATGATCTTGTTAGGGAAAGCCCTTAAAAGCGACGCGGGCACTAACCATAAAAAGCCGGCCAGTACAATGAGGTCAACCTGCAGGTTTTTGAGCAGTCTGATCACATCGTCGGTTTCAAAAAATTCGTGGCGGGTAAAAATGTGCGATGGTACCTCAAAGTTGTCGGCTCTTTGTAAAACATAGGCCTGCGGGTTGTTGGTCAATATCAGCACTACTTCGGCATCAGCATTGCGTTTAAAATGCTCCATTAATTTTTGGGCGTTTGACCCCGAACCTGAAGCAAAAATGGCAATTCGTTTCTTCATTAAAATCAGTGGCTTTTCAAAGGTGATGATGTTATCGGGAACTGTTTATATATATTGGTTTGAAGTAAACTCCCTTTAATATTTATATAACAAACCATTTTTTACAATATATCAAATATAAAATTTTACTTATTTTAATTATTAACTATTACTGCTTTTTGCTTTATAAATCCATACCTGACCACTCTCCGTCTTTTGGTAGGCGAATAATTGGGCTGTACATCACCGGTCTGCAACACCAGTGAATAAACGCCCAGGGTATATATTTGTGTATTTTCAAAAGGTTTAATCGTCACCGTTTCACCATTTACCGTATCCTTACAAACCATGTCTGACGCGAAGTAAAGTCTGTTGGGGGTAAGCGTGAAGCTTCCGGTTGTTTTTTGAGCCAGACATGAATAATTAGTATAAGTGCAGGTGTTGTTGGTGCTAAAAGTCATTAGCTCTGTTGAGTCACAATTTACATTCAGCGTGTCCGCGACACCTAATTGCGTGTCGCCCATATAATTGGTGGCCTGTATAGAAGCCAATTGCCAGGTGCCGCTCGTAAGTAAATGTGCAATATTGCTGTTAGCATCCTTTTTACATGAATTGCATAACACATTAATGATAACTAAACTTAAAACAAACAGGAGTGGGATTTTATTTTTCATTTACAATACCTGGGCAAAAATAAAAATTCCGGGTTATTAGTTGGCAACCAGGATGTAATAATAACTCTTTTAAAATAAAATTATTTTAATTATGCATAAGCTTCATGATAAGTTTAAAAATCTGAAATATTGGTAAGAGCCGGATATTTAAATTTTTACTTTTGATTTTTAACATTTACATATCTCCTTATGCGTATCCCATTTGAAAAACTACAGGCCGAATTTAAACGGATATTACTTGAGCTTGATTTTGATGATGAGAAGGCCGAAAAATGCGCCACCATTTTTGCCCAAAACAGCAGAGATGGTGTGTACACCCACGGGCTTAACCGTTTCCCTGTTTTTGTACGGCATGTGAAAGATGGATTGGTACAACCTACAGCTGTGCCTGTAAAAGAGAACAGTTTCGGAGCCATTGAACAATGGAACGGCAATTTTGGTCCGGGAATGTTGAATGCCGGTTTTTGCATGGGCCGTGCTATTGAATTGGCCCGCGATAATGGTATAGGCTGTGTAGCCATTAAAAATACCAATCATTGGATGCGTGGAGGCACCTACGGCTGGCAGGCTGCCGAAGCAGGTTATATAGGCATTTGTTTTACCAACACCATTGCCAATCTGCCACCCTGGGGCGGCCTCGACCCGCGTTTAGGAAATAACCCCTTGATAATAGCAGTGCCCTGCAGAAACGGCCATGTGGTACTGGATATGGCCATATCGCAATATTCGGTAGGTAAGCTAAAGCAATACGAATCAAAAGGCGAGGAGCTACCATTGCCCGGCGGATATGATAAGGCCGGTAATTTAAGTACCGATGCCACTGCCATATTGCAGTCGGAACGTTTATTGCCTGTTGGTTTCTGGAAAGGCTCGGGGCTTTCCTTAGTGCTTGATTTGCTGGCCACGGTATTAAGCGGTGGGAAATCAACGGCTGAGATCACTAAAAGCGGGCATGAAGCGGGTATATCACAGGTATTTATCTGCATAAGGCCTAATAACAGCGAGCAAACTGCATCGTTAACTGAAGAAATCATCGCCTACACCAAAACAAGCACACCAGAGCACGAAGGAGGGCTAATAGCATATCCCGGCGAAAATACTTTATTGACACGTGAAAACAACCTCAAAGAGGGCGTGCTGGTGGATGAAAAAATATGGAATACGGTGCTTGGGCTATAATAAGTAAGAGCAGCATGTACATGTTGCCCTTACTTATCCTGAATACATTGATATTAATTCATGATCATCCCGTTAGGGTCGATAACAAATTTCTTGGCGGCGCCTTTATCAAAATCTTTGTAGCCGTTTGGTGCATCCTGTAATTTGATCACCTGTACGTTAACCGCTTTGGCAATCTGTACTTTATCGTACAAAATGGCATTCATCAACTGACGGTGATATTTCATAACCGGGCACTGGCCGGTATAAAACGAATGAGATTTTGCCCAGCCCAAACCAATACGGATAGAAAGATTTCCTTGCTGAGCGGCCTTGTCTGAGGCTCCCGGATCACCGGTTACATAAAGTCCCGGGATACCGATGGCCCCACCTGCACGCGTAACTTCCATGGCAGAGTTAAGTACTGTAGCGGCCTGTTCCTTATCAGAATCTGCACCATGGCCTTTGGCTTCAAAGCCTACACAATCAACAAAGCTATCTACCTCAGGTACGCCAACTATAGCAGCTATCTGATCGGGTAATGGTGTTTCCTGCGACAGGTCTACAGTTTCGCAGCCAAAACTGCGGGCTTGCTCCAGGCGTTCTTTATTCATATCGCCCACAATAACAACGGCTGCGCCCAATAGCTGGCACGATGCCGCACAAGCCAATCCCACCGGTCCTGCCCCTGCCACGTAAACAATAGAACCCGGGCCAACACCTGCTGTAACCGCACCATGAAAACCGGTAGGGAATATATCCGATAGTAAGGTCAAATCTTTGATCTTTTCCATCGCCCTGTCTTTATCGGGGAATTTGAGCAGGTTAAAATCGGCGTAGGGCACCATTACATATTCGGCCTGGCCGCCTACCCATCCGCCCATATCTACGTAGCCGTAGGCGGCTCCGGGGCGGGCAGGGTTTACATTCAAACAAATGCCTGTTTGCCCTGCTTTACAGTTGCGGCACCTGCCGCAGGCTATGTTAAAAGGCACCGAAACCAGGTCGCCTTCATGTATAAACTCCACATCGCGGCCTGCTTCAATAACAATGCCGGTAATCTCGTGCCCAAGCACCAGACCTGCGGGGGCGGTTGTGCGCCCGCGTACCATGTGCTGATCGCTGCCGCAAATATTGGTAGCCACTATTTTAAGTATAACGCCATGATGGCACTGCCTGTTGCCAATGGCCAGTTTTGGATAATCTATTTCGCGCACTTCAACCTCGCCGGGCTTGATATACGCAACACCGTGATTTTGACACATAATGTTTTCGATTTAATGGATTAAAAATTAGGAAACTGAAACTACAACGCCGCCACGCCGGCCGAGGCCACATCATGATCCTGCTCAACCGAGCCGCCTGATACACCGATGGCGCCAATAATTTTTCCGCTGCCATCTTTCAGCAATACGCCGCCCGGGAATGATATTAAGCCACCGTTTGAATGTTCGATGTTGTAAAGTGGCCCGCCGGGCTGGGATAGTTTACCTATTTCGCCAGAGTTCATATCAAAATAGCGTGCTGTTTTGGCTTTTCTGATAGATATATCTACTGAACCTAACCAGGCATTATCCATCCGGTGAAATGATACCAGGTTGGCACCTTCATCAACAATAGCTATATTCATGGGGACGCCGATTTGTTTTGCTTTTGATTTTGCAGCTTCAGACAGTTTTTCGGCCTGATCTAATGTAATGCTCATAAAATTTTTCTTTAGGTGAATTAGTTAAATAAAGGTACTGTGCAACACTAAAGCCTAATTGAACGATAATGCCATAAAACAACACAATAGTGCTTTATTGTTGTTGCTATTGAACCAATTGTAAAATTTTATGAACCAACGGCATATTTTAGTTCCATTTGGCTCAGGTGAAAATGATTATGCCACCGAAGCCCTTGTTGAACACCGTAAGCTGTATAACCTGGCACATTGTGAGGTTAATATTTTTGAAACTAACGAGCAATGCGGTAATCTCGACCTGCGGTATAATGGGCTGGTGATATCGAGCATGCTGCGGGGGAAAAAGACGGTGGGGATGCTCAATCAATCAAGGTTTGATTTTTTACCCGGCGAAACACTGATACTGCCCGAGGGTATGCCTATTAATGTTGATTTTCCGGATGTGGATAAGAAACACCCGGTGCAATGTGCCACGCTGGTTATCGACTGGAATAAAGTGACCAAAACATTGGAGTATTTAAATAACACCTACCCCGGCGAAGGTGGAGAGGAACGCTGGAACCTCAACTTTACCCAATATCATTTTCATAACAACAGGGAGCTTACCGGGCTTATCCATAAGCTTATTGCTATCAGCATGGAGGATAATGTGAATAAGGATGTACTTGCCGATATTACTTTAACGGAGCTCTTGATACGTACTATACAGGCACAAAAATTTCAACTTACCGGTGATGGCAAGTTGGATACAAGCCGCTTTGCAGCGGTTGTGAGATACATCCGCACGCACTTAACGGAGCAAATAAATATCAACACCCTATGTAATGAAGCTTGTATGAGTAAAACAAACTTCTTCCGTACGTTTAAAGAGGCCTTTGGCCTGTCGCCGGTAGAGTTTATTATACGGGAACGGATTGGGCTGGCCAAAATGCTGTTGAAAAATCCGTCTATCAATATATCCGAGGTTTGTTTCAAATCGGGGTTTAATAACCTGAATTATTTTATACGCCTGTTTAAGCGGTCGGAGGGGATAACGCCGGGATTGTATTTAAAACGGCTTAGTTCGGTAATATAAAGAGGTCCCTCCTTTTAAAAAATGTCATTTCCTTTAGAGCACGGGGGGCAGAAGCGTGTGCGCGAAAGAGAAATCTTGTACAACATAAAAGAGGATTTACAAGGAGTATAAGATTTCTCTCGTTCCTCGTCGAAATAACAGTCGTTATGTTTTTCAGAATATAATAGTGATATCTTACCCAATCATCATGCCTTCAAACTTTTCCCAAAAGCCATCGTGTGGTACGGGGGCTATAATTTCAATGGGTTCGTTTTTAACGGGGTGTACAAAGGTTAACCTGCGGGCATGTAAAGAAATACTTTTACGCAGACTGCCGCGCGGATAGCCATATTTATTATCGCCAACAATAGGGGTACCCAGGGTTGACAACTGTACCCTGATCTGGTGTGGGCGACCGGTTATCGGGTCGACTTCAATGAGATAGTAGCCATTAAGCTCACCAATCAATTTGTAATGAAGCTCAGATCGTAAACTGCCCTGTACTTCTTTGTCGTGCGCTTTGGTAACATTCTTTTGCGGGTTTTTAACCAGCCAGTGCACTAAGGTGCCTGCATCGGGATATGGTCGCTTGCGCACAACCGCGTAATAGGTTTTGTGCATGTCGCGGTTTTTAAACATTTTGTTTATCCGGTCTAAAGCCTTACTGGTTTTGGCAAAAAGGATAACGCCGCTCACGGGCCTGTCCAGCCGATGCACTACGCCTAAAAAGGCACCATTGGGTTTGTTGTATTTTTTGGCAATGTATTTTTTTACCTTTTCATCCAATGATTCATCGCCGGTATCATCAACCTGTACAATATCGCCGGCACGCTTGTTTACGGCAATAAGATGGTTGTCCTCATAAAGGATATCACTATCGGTAACGTCGTAACTGGTGTAATTAAATTCAGGCCGCATTTTTTATTTCGGAATTGGGATGTTCGATTTCGGATTTATTTTTATTTCGGAATTGGGATGTTCAATTTGGGATTTATTTTATTTGTTATCTATTTAAAAAGGGCCAAAATCCGAAATCCCACATCCGAAATTCAAAATAATTTAATATTGTTCCTGCTCGTTAGGGAAACTTTTTGATTTAATATCGCCAACATAGTTTTTGATGGCTCCGTTCATTTGTTCATATAAGTTGGCATACTGGCGTAAAAAGCGCGGTTTAAACCCTTTATTAATGCCCAGCATATCATGTATCACTAAAACCTGTCCGTCGCAATGTTGTCCGGCGCCAATGCCTATAATAGGTATCTGTACGCTTTCAGTAACTTCTTTGGCCAGCGTGGCGGGTATTTTTTCAACCACGATGGCAAAACAGCCCAGTTCCTGTAGTTTAACGGCGTCTTCCCGCAGCTTTTGTGCTTCTGCTTCCTGTTTGGCACGTACGGTGTATGTGCCAAATTTATAAATAGACTGAGGGGTTAAGCCCAGATGGCCCATAACCGGTATGCCCGCTGTAAGTATACGGCTAACCGATTCGGCAATTTCAACGCCACCTTCCATTTTAACACCGTGGGCGCCCGATTCCTTCATAATACGGATGGCCGAGTTAAGCGCTTCTTTGGAGTTGCCCTGATACGAACCAAATGGCAGATCGACAATTACCAGTGCGCGTTTTGCCGCGCGTACAACCGACGATGCGTGATAGATCATCTGATCGAGCGTTATGGGCAGGGTAGTTTCGTGCCCGGCCATTACATTGGAGGCCGAATCGCCTACCAGTATGATATCCATTCCTGCATCATCTACAATGGTTGCCATGGAGTAATCATAGGCAGTAAGCATGGCAATTTTTTCGCCACGGTTTTTCATTTCCTGCACAGTATGTGTAGTGATCCGTTTAACTTCTTTATTTACAGACATTTTTGATTTCGGATTTCGGAATTTCGATTTCGAATTTGTTTTAAGTTTGCCTTTAATATTAGTGTTGTTGATTCAAAGCATCTTATGTTAGATAGTGTACTTTATATCTCTACAATCAAAATATAAGGTAAAAGTCAAAAAATAAATCCGAAATACAACACCAGAATTCTTAAAAAAATAAATCCCAAATCCCACATCCGAAATCCGAAATAAAACTGTATTTTTGCGCCGTGAATCAGGAAGTTCCTTACTTCAATATTTTAAATAGTTTTCACGGGGCTTTGAACCAGGCGATCCGATTTAATAATCCATTAAATTTTTTTAATAAATGACCTACTTCACCAAATTACCGGCTGTGCTGCTACTTGACGATGGAACCGTTTTTCATGGTAAAGCAGCAGGAAAAATTGGTACCACTACCGGCGAGATCTGCTTTAATACCGGCATGACCGGTTACCAGGAAGTTTTTACAGATCCATCATACTTTGGCCAAATAATGGTTGCCACCAATGCCCATATAGGCAATTATGGCATTGCCGAAGATGAGGTAGAATCGGGCAATATTCAAATTGCCGGTTTGGTTTGTAAAAATTATAATATTGCTTACAGCCGTAAACAGGCCGATGAGTCGATACAGGACTATTTCCAATCACAAAACCTGGTTGGAATATCTGATGTTGATACGCGCCAGCTTGTACGCCATATCCGCGATAAGGGGGCTATGAACGCCATCATTTCGTCAGAGATACTGGATATAGATACATTAAAAGCTAAACTGGCAGAAGTACCGTCAATGGATGGCCTGGAGCTTTCATCAAAAGTAACCACTTCAGAAACCTACACTTTTGGTGATGAAAAAGCCGCTTATCGTGTAGCTGTGCTTGACCTTGGTGTTAAGAAAAATATCCTGCGCAATTTTGACAACCGCGATGTTTACGCCAAAGTTTTCCCTGCAAAAACCACCTTTGAGGAAATGGAGAAGGATTTTGCACCTACAGGTTATTTCGTATCGAATGGCCCCGGCGATCCTGCGGCTATGCCTTATGCGGTTGAAACAGTAAAATCAATCCTGGCATCTGAAAAACCAATGTTCGGAATTTGTTTAGGCCACCAATTGCTGGCTTTGGCTAACGATATCCCAACCCAAAAAATGTTTAATGGTCATCGTGGCTTAAACCACCCGGTTAAAAATATTATTATTAACCACTGCGAAGTTACCTCACAAAACCACGGTTTTGGTGTAGTACCAGAGGCTGTACGCGCATCTGATAAAGTAGAAATTACCCACGTGAACCTGAACGATCAATCGATAGAAGGTATCCGCGTAAAAGGTAAAAAGGCTTTCTCAGTACAATATCACCCGGAATCATCGCCTGGCCCGCATGATTCAAGATACCTGTTTGATGATTTTATCAAACTGATGTCTTAGATATGCAGATGTGCATATTTCAAATGCGCGGATGATAAAGGCCTTTCAAGTTTTAAACTTGAAAGGCCTTTTTTATTCATCAAAACTTTTATAACTTTCCTTCAACATCTTTAAAAATCCTATGGCTACACAATTTCTACTACAGGGTACAGCTAAATGGAGTTACGACCACGAGATGTCCGAAATATCAACAAGTCAAAAGATACTGGCGGGAATGGTGTCGGGGGCGACCGCTTTGCCTCAGCATTATGGTGATATTGCTTTAAATGATAAAGCGATAATTATTGAAGGTATAGTAGATGATGAAGACCTGACAATACCGCTTAGCAGCATTAAACAGTTGTATTTGGGGTTTGACGATCTTTTCCCGGTTATGGCTGTAAAGAGCATGGGTATACTCTGGCAGCCTTTACGAATAGAATATTTTATTTCCGCGTTTGAAACCAGTTGTATTTACCTTGTTATCGATTTTAACGGCGTTTATACACACGATAAAGAGTGGTTTAATACATTAACAGAGCTGTTACAATAATATGCTTTTATAATTCCGTTATCCATTTGGCGCAATCACCTGCATCAATAATATTCCAGCTGTGAAAACCTTTTCCTTTAGTTGTTATATATTCAGAGCGCTCATTACCTATGCTTTTAAGGAAAACGATCATTTTATCCAGATCAAAGGCATTGAGGTTTGAATACTGTAATTCCGGGCAATAAGTTTTCCGTACATATTCCAGATCAGGCTCGCTATATAACCTTACAGGTACATATTTTAAGAATTGAGCATTGCCTCCATCCGGCGCTTTCGCAAAATAAGCTGAACGCTGAATATAAGCCCTGGGGTTTGTAGCAGGCGATCCGCCCATAATATTATCCAAATATGCCTTAGTTGATTTCCCTTCGCGAGCAATTAAAGGGCACCTGTAGCTGATTTCTTTTTCTGCAGATGCGTATATCCGGGTGAGGTCGGCAGGTGGATCTATCGCAAAAACGGCCTTTAGCTTTACTGGTTGTTCTTTACTGTTTAAGAATTCAGCAAAGCAAAGTGCAATAGCTCCACCGTCAGATAATCCACCAATTGCAATATCTTTATAGGTGAGTTTATATTGATCTCTTTTTATTTTAATCAGTTCGTTAAGTTCCTTTACACAATCCTCATCAGCAAACATCTGCGGAGCAATTTCCAAGGCAATTGTTATATATCCGTTGGCGGTTATGAGTTTAGGCAATGTCGTTTTTTTAAAAATACTTTTAGGTTTTTCGCCCAGGGCGGGCAGCAAAATAACCAAACCTTTTGCAGGAGTGGTAGGCTGTGTTTCATAGTATTCATATTCCCTACCAACTACATTCAACTTAAATTTATTAATATCTTGTGCCTGCGAGCAGTTAAAATAAAAGAAAGGCGACAGGCAAAAAAGTATGTATCGGTGTTTCATTAATTGTCGCTAATGTTGCCGTTTTAAATGTACTTAAATCTATTATGATAAAAAGGCGATTAACTGTCTATAAATAAGCTTTTTTTATTTTTATTTGGATTTATTCTAAATAAGCAATTACTTTGCTCTTGTTCAACCCGGGACAATGGTTTGTGCAAAAATATTTTAATGCTTATGAAAAAAGTCTTCCGTAATATGATCCTGCTCCTTGTTTGTAAGGTATCTGCAATAGGATGCTTAAACGAAACCGGAGCAGGACAGGAAGGCTGAATTAATGATGAACTATCTGTAAAAAACAGTTTAAAAATATAAAGTCCTGCTCTTGAGTAAATGCTGCGGTGCGATGGCTTTGCAGACCGGGCAGGCACCAATTAAATTACATTACCATGTGCGATTCAAAAGTCATAAGCCAGGTTGGAGCATCGGTTATTAGCCGGTGCTCAGAGTGCCGCTGTATCTTCATCTGGAATAATAACCTGATCCTGAGTTTTTCGCCCGAACAATTTGTACAGTTCAGGGATTTTACACTCGATCTTGATTTTGCGGAGCATTCGCACCCTTTCCCCGACGGACAGGATCGGCTGGTAATGCGAACGCCTGTTAATGATGTGCAGTTAACTTTCACTACAGAGCAATGGGAAGATTTTCATGCCGCCATGGAAGAAGCTATCTATATGCAGGAGATATATTCGATGATGTATGATGGATAAGGATTTGTATCAAGTATTTAGTATAAGGTAGCAAGATCTTGTACAATACATTTGTAGGGTATAATCAGGAGTAATACTGAAATCTTGATACCTTATACTAAATACCTGATACCTTCTTTAAGCTTTTTATTGCTTCCTGGGCTGCAACCTGCCCGGATATAATGGCAGGAGGCACTCCCGGGCCGGGTACTGTTAGCTGGCCGGTATATAACATGTTTTTAACATGCTTGGCCCGCATGGCTGGCTTAAAAAATGCGGTTTGCGACAACGTGTTAGCCAGTCCGTATGCATTGCCCTTAAAAGAGTGATAATCGGCCTTGAAATCATTAAGAGCATAGCTTCTTTTTACTACAATAGAATCACGGATATCCTGACCGGTGATGTGTTTAAAGCGGTTAAGCATCAGGTCGAAATATTTTTCACGGATGCTTTCATCATCATGCAGCCCGGGCGCTATGGGCATCAGAAAAAATAGGTTTTCTCCACCCTCCGGAGCTACGCTTTTATCCGTTTTTGAAGTACAGGAAACATAAAACAGCGGATTGGTTGGCCATTGCGGCGAAGTGTATATTTCTTTGGCGTGCAGCTCAAAATCTTCATCAAAAAATAAGTTGTGGTGTTTTATACCTGCTACCTTTTTATTGGTGCCAATGTAAAACAACAAGCTCGATGGCGACATGGTGCGGCTATCCCAATACTGCGGGGTATAATTTTGATGCTTTTTTAGTAACAAATGCTGGTCTACATGCTCATAGTCGGCTCCGGCTATTACAAAGTCGGCATGGAAAATCCTCGTATCAGTTTGAACACTACCAACCAGTTTGTCCTTAACCTCAATTTTGGTTACTTCCGTATTTAGCTTTATTTCAACACCTAATTCCCCGGCAAGGCTAACCATAGCCTTTACTATTTCGTTCATACCGCCCTGCGGATACCAGGTGCCCTGGGCCAGGTCGGCATAGTTCATCATGCT
This window contains:
- the purN gene encoding phosphoribosylglycinamide formyltransferase; this encodes MKKRIAIFASGSGSNAQKLMEHFKRNADAEVVLILTNNPQAYVLQRADNFEVPSHIFTRHEFFETDDVIRLLKNLQVDLIVLAGFLWLVPASLLRAFPNKIINLHPALLPKYGGKGMYGDFVHKAVLDAKEEESGITIHFVNEQFDEGEIIHQSKFKIEPGDNLEMIKFKGQQLEHHHFPKVVEALLKKMKS
- the yiaK gene encoding 3-dehydro-L-gulonate 2-dehydrogenase; translation: MRIPFEKLQAEFKRILLELDFDDEKAEKCATIFAQNSRDGVYTHGLNRFPVFVRHVKDGLVQPTAVPVKENSFGAIEQWNGNFGPGMLNAGFCMGRAIELARDNGIGCVAIKNTNHWMRGGTYGWQAAEAGYIGICFTNTIANLPPWGGLDPRLGNNPLIIAVPCRNGHVVLDMAISQYSVGKLKQYESKGEELPLPGGYDKAGNLSTDATAILQSERLLPVGFWKGSGLSLVLDLLATVLSGGKSTAEITKSGHEAGISQVFICIRPNNSEQTASLTEEIIAYTKTSTPEHEGGLIAYPGENTLLTRENNLKEGVLVDEKIWNTVLGL
- the fdhA gene encoding formaldehyde dehydrogenase, glutathione-independent, translated to MCQNHGVAYIKPGEVEVREIDYPKLAIGNRQCHHGVILKIVATNICGSDQHMVRGRTTAPAGLVLGHEITGIVIEAGRDVEFIHEGDLVSVPFNIACGRCRNCKAGQTGICLNVNPARPGAAYGYVDMGGWVGGQAEYVMVPYADFNLLKFPDKDRAMEKIKDLTLLSDIFPTGFHGAVTAGVGPGSIVYVAGAGPVGLACAASCQLLGAAVVIVGDMNKERLEQARSFGCETVDLSQETPLPDQIAAIVGVPEVDSFVDCVGFEAKGHGADSDKEQAATVLNSAMEVTRAGGAIGIPGLYVTGDPGASDKAAQQGNLSIRIGLGWAKSHSFYTGQCPVMKYHRQLMNAILYDKVQIAKAVNVQVIKLQDAPNGYKDFDKGAAKKFVIDPNGMIMN
- a CDS encoding GlcG/HbpS family heme-binding protein, with protein sequence MSITLDQAEKLSEAAKSKAKQIGVPMNIAIVDEGANLVSFHRMDNAWLGSVDISIRKAKTARYFDMNSGEIGKLSQPGGPLYNIEHSNGGLISFPGGVLLKDGSGKIIGAIGVSGGSVEQDHDVASAGVAAL
- a CDS encoding helix-turn-helix domain-containing protein — its product is MNQRHILVPFGSGENDYATEALVEHRKLYNLAHCEVNIFETNEQCGNLDLRYNGLVISSMLRGKKTVGMLNQSRFDFLPGETLILPEGMPINVDFPDVDKKHPVQCATLVIDWNKVTKTLEYLNNTYPGEGGEERWNLNFTQYHFHNNRELTGLIHKLIAISMEDNVNKDVLADITLTELLIRTIQAQKFQLTGDGKLDTSRFAAVVRYIRTHLTEQININTLCNEACMSKTNFFRTFKEAFGLSPVEFIIRERIGLAKMLLKNPSINISEVCFKSGFNNLNYFIRLFKRSEGITPGLYLKRLSSVI
- a CDS encoding RluA family pseudouridine synthase; this encodes MRPEFNYTSYDVTDSDILYEDNHLIAVNKRAGDIVQVDDTGDESLDEKVKKYIAKKYNKPNGAFLGVVHRLDRPVSGVILFAKTSKALDRINKMFKNRDMHKTYYAVVRKRPYPDAGTLVHWLVKNPQKNVTKAHDKEVQGSLRSELHYKLIGELNGYYLIEVDPITGRPHQIRVQLSTLGTPIVGDNKYGYPRGSLRKSISLHARRLTFVHPVKNEPIEIIAPVPHDGFWEKFEGMMIG
- the panB gene encoding 3-methyl-2-oxobutanoate hydroxymethyltransferase, with product MSVNKEVKRITTHTVQEMKNRGEKIAMLTAYDYSMATIVDDAGMDIILVGDSASNVMAGHETTLPITLDQMIYHASSVVRAAKRALVIVDLPFGSYQGNSKEALNSAIRIMKESGAHGVKMEGGVEIAESVSRILTAGIPVMGHLGLTPQSIYKFGTYTVRAKQEAEAQKLREDAVKLQELGCFAIVVEKIPATLAKEVTESVQIPIIGIGAGQHCDGQVLVIHDMLGINKGFKPRFLRQYANLYEQMNGAIKNYVGDIKSKSFPNEQEQY
- the carA gene encoding glutamine-hydrolyzing carbamoyl-phosphate synthase small subunit; this translates as MTYFTKLPAVLLLDDGTVFHGKAAGKIGTTTGEICFNTGMTGYQEVFTDPSYFGQIMVATNAHIGNYGIAEDEVESGNIQIAGLVCKNYNIAYSRKQADESIQDYFQSQNLVGISDVDTRQLVRHIRDKGAMNAIISSEILDIDTLKAKLAEVPSMDGLELSSKVTTSETYTFGDEKAAYRVAVLDLGVKKNILRNFDNRDVYAKVFPAKTTFEEMEKDFAPTGYFVSNGPGDPAAMPYAVETVKSILASEKPMFGICLGHQLLALANDIPTQKMFNGHRGLNHPVKNIIINHCEVTSQNHGFGVVPEAVRASDKVEITHVNLNDQSIEGIRVKGKKAFSVQYHPESSPGPHDSRYLFDDFIKLMS
- a CDS encoding alpha/beta fold hydrolase; protein product: MKHRYILFCLSPFFYFNCSQAQDINKFKLNVVGREYEYYETQPTTPAKGLVILLPALGEKPKSIFKKTTLPKLITANGYITIALEIAPQMFADEDCVKELNELIKIKRDQYKLTYKDIAIGGLSDGGAIALCFAEFLNSKEQPVKLKAVFAIDPPADLTRIYASAEKEISYRCPLIAREGKSTKAYLDNIMGGSPATNPRAYIQRSAYFAKAPDGGNAQFLKYVPVRLYSEPDLEYVRKTYCPELQYSNLNAFDLDKMIVFLKSIGNERSEYITTKGKGFHSWNIIDAGDCAKWITEL
- a CDS encoding DUF6686 family protein, coding for MCDSKVISQVGASVISRCSECRCIFIWNNNLILSFSPEQFVQFRDFTLDLDFAEHSHPFPDGQDRLVMRTPVNDVQLTFTTEQWEDFHAAMEEAIYMQEIYSMMYDG
- a CDS encoding phytoene desaturase family protein, which produces MNKGRHIIIIGAGFAGLSAACVLAKEGFKVTILEKNDQPGGRARVWEQDGFRFDMGPSWYWMPDVFENFFALFGKKTADYYQLERLDPGYRIYCGPDDMMDIPAAMPDLEALFEKTEPGSSAGLRKFLKQAAYKYKVGMGEYVFRPSHSITDFIDLNLIRKSLSMQLLSSMSKHVRRYFKNPKLIKLLEFPVLFLGATPQNTPAMYSMMNYADLAQGTWYPQGGMNEIVKAMVSLAGELGVEIKLNTEVTKIEVKDKLVGSVQTDTRIFHADFVIAGADYEHVDQHLLLKKHQNYTPQYWDSRTMSPSSLLFYIGTNKKVAGIKHHNLFFDEDFELHAKEIYTSPQWPTNPLFYVSCTSKTDKSVAPEGGENLFFLMPIAPGLHDDESIREKYFDLMLNRFKHITGQDIRDSIVVKRSYALNDFKADYHSFKGNAYGLANTLSQTAFFKPAMRAKHVKNMLYTGQLTVPGPGVPPAIISGQVAAQEAIKSLKKVSGI